The window TCGCTGGTCCTGAGCCAGCTTCCGAACCGTCTCAGCCAGCGCCGCCAGGGTCTTCTCCATCCGCCCCAGCCGAACGGACAGCCGTCGATGCGCCCGGGGAAGCTGCTCCAGCTCCTCCAGGAGGATCCGCCGGCGCAGCTCCTCCCGCCAGTTGGGATAGCGATCCAGGATCCGCAGGAGATCCTCAAAATCCTTTACGGTGAAAGCCATCCGGTCTCCTTTCCCTGGAAGGAAATCCCGAACACCCTCAGACAGGCGACTCGCCGGCGCGGGACTCGAAGCGCTGCAGGGCCTGCTGCAGGAGATGCTCCCGCAGGCTGAGGGTCAGCTCCCCCCGGGTCCGCTCCAGCGTCCCCCGCACCACATCTGTCGCCCGGCGCAGGTTGCCCGTCAGCGCATCGGGGTAATCCATCGTGATCAGCGTCTCATAGATCTCATCCATCGCCTGAAGCAGGCGCTCCGCCTCTTCAAAGCGATCAGTGCGGATCAGATCCAGGATGCGCCGACGGAGCTCCGTGGCGGCCTCCGCCAGGCCGTTCAAATAAGCAGCCTCTGGGACCCTCAATTCCTGCGGTCCGGGGAGCGGTTGGCCGGTGATGATGGCGTAGACGACGGCAGCCTCCACCCACTCTTTCAGAGCATCCTGCGTATATCCGGCGTAAAGCAGGTCCGGGAAGGGAGCCAGATCCGTCTGCAGGACGAAAGCGGCCTGCCGGGCCTCATGGAGCAGGCGCTGGCCTTCGGCGTATTCCTCCCGATGAACCGCCCGGATGCACAGCGCGCACAGACGGGTCAGCTCTCGACAGCGTGCCAGCGCGGTCTCCCGGGCGGCGTTCTTCGCCTCCAGAGCGGCATGGATTTCACGGGCGATCCCTTCCAGTTCTTTCAGGAGCATAGAAGCGCTCTCAATCCCCACGACGGGGTTCTTCCATAGAGGGGCCGGACAGGAGCCTTTGGCCCCTGTCCGGCCTACCTCCTTCCCCCTACCCCCAGGCCAGAACCGTTCCCCATTGTAGGATCATCATCCGGTGGGCGACAGCCCGATTTCCCCTCCCCGAAGCGGAAAGGGGGCCGGGGGGTCAGGTCCGAGGACTCCTTCCCCTCCCCATCCCCGGCCGTCCCGGCTCAGAACGGGATCTCCTCCTCCTCGATGGATCCGGGCTCCTCCAGCACAGGCTCCTCCGCCTCCACGGCAGGTGGAGCTTCCGCAGGCCGCGGCCCGATGAACACGATGCGGTCCGCCCGCACCTCATAGACCGCCCCCGCTGTCCCATCCGAACGGCGGAAGATCCGCGGGTTGCCCGTTTGCGGATCCGGCCGCAGCCGGCCTTCCACCAGCACCGGGCGTCCCTTCTGCAGATACTGATTGGCGATCTCCGCCTGCCGTCCGAAGACGGAGACCCGGAACCAGATGGTCTCCTCCCGTTGCTCACCGCTGGCATCCCGATACCGGATATTGCTGGCCATCCGGAACGATGTCACGGGCGTCCCCTCCGGCGTGTAGCGCATCTCGGGATCCGTCCCCAGATGGCCCGCGATGATCAGTTTGTGATACATCGCCTCTCCTCCCTCCTTCGGATTTGACATAGAAATTGAGAGAACACACAGGAAACCTGGTTCCCAGTGAAACCGGCCGGACTGGATCCAGAAGTGTGGCGCCCTGCGGCATCCCCTCAAGCCCTACAGGAACATCGGCATCACCACATGCACAAACGACGGATCCCCCACCGACAGGACCTTAACCGGCGACTGCGGTGAGGTCATCTCGAACGCCACCCGATCCCCCTCGATGGCCTCCAGCACATCCATCAGGAATCGAACATTGAACGCGATCTCCAGACGGTTCCCCTCCACCAGCGCATCTATAGCCACGCGGGTTTCCCCTTTTTCCGGCGATCGGGATTGCAGAAGAACCTGACCTGGCCGATTCCCCTCCCCGGGGGTGATCACCAGCCGGACCGCGTTCGAAGTCTCACGGGCGAACACGCTGAGCGCCTTGCAGGCCTTCAACAAGGCTTCCCGGGAGATCTCGACGCGGGTCTCCCAGCGCTTCGGGATGATGGCCTGGAAGTCTGGAAACTGGCCTTCAATCAGCTGGGAAAGCACAGCCGCCCGGCTGAGGCGAAAGCCCACCTGATTCCGCCCGCGGAGGGCCATCATCGACACCGGCTCGGTCTCACCTTTCAGCAAGCGGCCCACCTCCTCGAGAGTGCTCGCCGGGACGATCACCGAGAAGGGGCCCTCCGGGGCGCGCAGGGCCGGCATGGTCTTGACCGAGAGGCGGTAGCCATCCGCAGCCGCCATCGTCAGAACCGTCGCACCCCCCGCTGGTCCTTCCTCCCGACGGATCAGCACACCGGTCAGGATGGGGCGGGTTTCATCGGTGGCGGCCGCGAAGGTCACCTGATCGATCGCCTGCCGGAAGTCCTCTGGATCCAGCGCAAAGCCATCCCCCTCGATGTCCGGCAGAATCGGATATTCCTCCGGGTCCAGCCCTTTCATCGCCGTTTCATAGGATCCACAAACGATGTGAAGCGTCCATGTTTCGCGGTGGACCCGGAGATGGATAGGCTCATCCGGAAGGGCGCCGATGAAGTCCGCCAGAGGCTTGGCAGGAACCGTGATGCCACCGGGCTCCGAGACGAGCGCCTCTTCCCATGTTATGATAGCCAGATTCAAATCCGTTCCCGCCACCTTTAAGCGCCCGGGCTCGGCCTGAAGCAACACATGGGTTAATGTGGGGAGGGTCGCCCGCGAAGGGACTGCCCGGCCGGCCACCGAAAGGGCCCGCTCGAAAGCCGATTGCGCAATGGTCACGTTCATCGGGAAGGACCTCCTGTCCGGGATACGCCTGGAGGTTCGGACAGCCTTCGATGGCCGGCCCGAACCCCAAAGCATATTTTTTCTCCTCCCTCCCGTGGTCCAAAGGGTCACAGGAAGGATGTCTTATTCTTTTTGATTATAACGGGTTTTGGGGCTGAAATAGACCGTTCCGGCTTTCAGAGGAAGATGTGGGGAATTCCCTCAGCGCGCCCGCCGGAGCCCCAGGCGTTGCGCCAGGAAGACGGCCAGCGCCTCGAGCTCCTCAAACCGGAAGCACGGAACGCTGGGATCCATGGGGAGATCGGAGACCACCGCCCACCGCTCCTGCAATCCTTCCAGGAGATCCAGACCGGTTTCCTGGCGGACCACCTCGACTTTCGGTGCTGCCTCGGCTTTAAATCCCTCCGCCAGCACCAGATCCAGTCCGCCACATTCCCTTAAGAGCTCTGACAACGTCAGCGGATGGCTCAACCGTCGGGATAGCCAGAGCCAGTGGGGAGTGAGGCCCAGAACGAGCTCGGCGCCCGCCTCCCGGTGACGCCAGGTGTCTTTTCCGGGCTGATCCCACTGCATCTCCCCATGGGGATCATGCTTGATCGTGCCCACCCGCAGTCCCCATCCCCGGAAGATCCGCACCAGACCTTCCAGCACCGTGGTCTTCCCCGATCCGGAGCGCCCGACAATGCAAATCACGGGCGGAAACGCTGAAGACATGGGAGCACCGTCCTTCCCCCCAGGGCTTTACGGCAGTCCCACCAGCACCACACCGATGTCATTGACATTGGTTCCTGTGGGACCCGTGCGGATGAGATCGCCGAGGGCATCGAAGAACGCATAGGCATCATTGGCGTTCAGATGAGCCATCGCATCCAGGCCCAGAAGATCAGCGCGACGGATGCTCTCCCCATCGGCGATGGCACCGGCGGCATCTGTGGGTCCATCGATGCCGTCCGTTCCCATGGAGGCCACCACCACCTCAGGCCAGCCCTGCAGGGCGATAGCGGCCGATAGCACCAGCTCCTGGTTCCGCCCCCCTCGCCCGCTTCCTCGCACGGTCACGGTGGTTTCCCCACCCCACACCACACACGCAGGGCGAGGGACCGGCCGTCCGGTCGTTGCGATTTCCTTGGCGATAGCGGCGATCACCCGAGCGACCTCCCGGGCTTCCCCCTCCACAAAAGTGGAGAGCAGGAACACGTGATACCCCATGCGCGTGGCCTCTTCCAGGGCTGCCTGGGCGGCCAGGCGATTGCTGGCCACAATCACATGGGAAACCCGATGGAAGATCTCATCGCCCGGCTTGGGGGTTTCGGGAATCCTCCCGTGCAGCCCGGCCTCCAGACGTGTGCGCACCGGGAGCGGAACCCGTTCCAGCAGGCCATAACGGTTCAGCACTCGCCAGGCGTCATTGAATGTGGAGGGGTCCGGTGCCATCGGCCCTGAGGCGATAACCGATAGGTCATCCCCCACCACATCGGAAAGCACAAGGGTCAGCACCGTAGCCGGGAAAGCGAAACGGGCCAGCCCTCCCCCTTTGATCCGATCGAGGTGCTTACGAACGGCATTGAGCTCGTGGATCGTTGCGCCCGCGCGCAACAGGAGATCCGTCACCGCCTGGAGATCGCTCAGGCTGATTCCCTCCACCGGCCAGGTGGCCAGCGCGGAGCCCCCGCCGCTGAGGGCGCAGAGGATCAGATCTTCCGGCCCAGCCTGCTCCGCCAGAGCGGCCAGGGCCTGGGCCCCTCGGACGCTGTTCTCGTCAGGCACAGGATGCCCCGCCTCGATCACCACCCAGCGCTCATCCAGCGCTGCAGACAGATGCCCGTATTTGGTCACCAGCACGCCCCGATCCAGCCGGCTGCCCAGCAATACCTGGAGCGCATAGGCCATGGGATAGGCGGCCTTGCCCAGCGCCAGCACGAACACATGGCGATACTGATTCAGATCGAGGCGCTGTTCCCCGACGATCAGCTGCGTCCCCTCCCGACGGACATGGCGTCGCACAGCCGCGCTGGGATCCACCGCCCCCAGCGCGGCATGGAGGATCCGCATCACATTCCTTCGGAGATCCTGGTTTACGCCTCCCTCTGACATGGTCGCCATCTCCTGGTTAAGGAAACTGCCGGGGATCTGTTGCGCCATGATAGTAAGGCCCCTCCCTCCCGGACCTCTCTTCCCCATAAAAATCAATGGGGAGCGCTGGCGAGGTGACTTGAACAGCCCGCCCGGGCCCTCAGCCCTCCTGAGGAGATCCACGGTATAGCGCTCACCCCATGATTATTTTTCACCTCTTTTGAGCCCGGAAAAACGCGCTGGGCGCAGGGGATAGGATCCTCTGCGCCCGACATGCCCTTCCCGCCCCCCATCTCCAAACGCCAGGTCCGGTCTGGCCCAGGGGGAGCCGAGAAAGAAGAGACCCCAAGCCATCAGGCGCCTCAAAAAGACGATCCGCGCGCGGCCTCCCGGTAGTGATCGATCATGCGGCTCAGCGCCATCCAGTCGGAGACCAGACAGACAAAGCCGGTCCCCTCAGGCAGGCAGATGTAGGGTCCGAGCAGCCGGCGGATCCAGCGGGGGGGCAGCGGATAACCCGTCGTCTCGATGACCAGAACCGTGTGATCATAAAAAGGCTCCACCCATCGCCGGTGGCGTCGGGGGATCCGGGGGAAAAGCTCGGAGAACACCGTAGGCCGGGTATTGCGGATCCGCCGATAAGAGACTCGAAGAGCGAAGAAAGGGGCTCTGAAAACCAGCGCCTCCGGCCTCGGCTCCACCCCGGAGATCCGGCTTCCGATCTCAGGGACCAGCCAGACGCCCAGAACCGCCCCGGCCAGAACCAGAAGGAGGGCGTCCTGCTCCGGCGGCCAGGGGTACTCCACCGGTATGAAGAGGGGGAGATAATACAGGGCCAGCGTCAGGAGGGCGGTGAGCAGCGCAGGCCCGCGATACATGCGGGCCAGCCGCTGATACAGCAGAAAAGGAAACCGATGGGGGCGGATCGTCCTTCGCCCCGGCCCCTCGATGGATGGTCGGATCGCCTCCCGCAGGCCGCGCAGGGACATGGATGCAGGAGCCTCATGAAAAAGCCGCGCTGGGTTAATTTAACTCCTGCAATTCTCCAGTGACCATGAAGATCACCCGCTCGGCGATGTTGGTCACCCGGTCCGCGATGCGCTCCAGGTTGTGGGAGATCCAGAGCAGGCGGGTCGCCCGGAAGATCGTTCGCGGATCCTGCATCATATACGTGATCAGCTCCCGGTAGACCTGCTCATCCAGGGCGTCCACTTCGTCATCCCGGGCGACCGCAGCGCGGGCTTTCTCCGGGTCATGCTCCACATAGGCCTCCAGGACCTGCCGCAGCATCTCCTTGGCGATCTGGGCCATGCGAGGGATATCGATGAGCGGCTTGAGCAGGGGCTCGTCCGCCATCTCGATCGTCAGCTTGGCGATGCTTTTGGCGTGATCGCCCATGCGCTCCAGATTGGTGGCGCAGAACATCGCCGCAACAATCGCCCTCAGATCGCTGGCCATGGGCTGCTGGGTGGCGATGGTCTCCAGGCATGCCTCTTCGATCTGATAGCGCATGCGGTTGATCTCCTCATCGAAGGCGATGATCTCCCGGGCCATCTCCACATCCAGCCGCTTCAGGGCCTCAATGCAGCGATCGATCGCCTGCTCCACCATCCCGCCCAATCGCAGCACATCCTGCCGGATGGCACTCAGATCGCGCTCCAGCATCACGCGAGCTTGCATAGGCCCCTCCCCTCCGCTTCCGATCCTGGCTTCCGCATGGTAATTCGGGCGCGCTTTCGGGTCAAACATCCTCTTCCTCCTGCTGTTCGATCCAGCGCCGGAGGATCGACAACAACTCCGCCCGCATCCGATCCCGCACCTCGCGGAACTCCTCCAGCATCCCCTCCTCGTCCCAGGCCCGCCTCCCGGGATCCGGATAGCCGATATGCATGCGCTCGCCCTGCCCGGGCCAGACCGGGCATTCCTCCGCGGCATCATCGCATACGGTCAGGACCAGATCGAAGGGCTGGCCCAGGAACTCGGCCAGCGATTTGCTGCGCTGGCCGGAGATGTCGATCCCGATCTCCCGCATGGCCCGGATCGCCATTGGATGCACATAGCCGGCCGGATGGGTCCCGGCGGAGAAGACCTCCACCCGGTCCCCCAGGGCGGCGCGGATCAGCCCCTCCGCCATCTGGCTCCGGGCCGCGTTCCCGGTGCACAGGACCAGAATCCGCCATTTCCGCCGGCCCATGGCCCCTTACCCGAAGCGGCCGGTGATGTAATCCTCTGTCCGCCGATCCCGCGGACGGGTGAAGATCTGCTGGGTCGGACCGAACTCGATGAGCCGCCCCACCCGATCCTCCCCGGCCAGCATGAAGGCGGTGTAATCGCTCACCCGCGCGGCCTGCTGCATGTTGTGGGTGACGATCACGATCGTATATTCCCGGGCCAGCTCCCGCATCAAATCCTCGATCTTCATCGTGGCGATCGGATCGA is drawn from Thermoflexus sp. and contains these coding sequences:
- a CDS encoding single-stranded DNA-binding protein; translation: MYHKLIIAGHLGTDPEMRYTPEGTPVTSFRMASNIRYRDASGEQREETIWFRVSVFGRQAEIANQYLQKGRPVLVEGRLRPDPQTGNPRIFRRSDGTAGAVYEVRADRIVFIGPRPAEAPPAVEAEEPVLEEPGSIEEEEIPF
- the dnaN gene encoding DNA polymerase III subunit beta; translated protein: MNVTIAQSAFERALSVAGRAVPSRATLPTLTHVLLQAEPGRLKVAGTDLNLAIITWEEALVSEPGGITVPAKPLADFIGALPDEPIHLRVHRETWTLHIVCGSYETAMKGLDPEEYPILPDIEGDGFALDPEDFRQAIDQVTFAAATDETRPILTGVLIRREEGPAGGATVLTMAAADGYRLSVKTMPALRAPEGPFSVIVPASTLEEVGRLLKGETEPVSMMALRGRNQVGFRLSRAAVLSQLIEGQFPDFQAIIPKRWETRVEISREALLKACKALSVFARETSNAVRLVITPGEGNRPGQVLLQSRSPEKGETRVAIDALVEGNRLEIAFNVRFLMDVLEAIEGDRVAFEMTSPQSPVKVLSVGDPSFVHVVMPMFL
- the mobB gene encoding molybdopterin-guanine dinucleotide biosynthesis protein B, coding for MSSAFPPVICIVGRSGSGKTTVLEGLVRIFRGWGLRVGTIKHDPHGEMQWDQPGKDTWRHREAGAELVLGLTPHWLWLSRRLSHPLTLSELLRECGGLDLVLAEGFKAEAAPKVEVVRQETGLDLLEGLQERWAVVSDLPMDPSVPCFRFEELEALAVFLAQRLGLRRAR
- a CDS encoding glycerate kinase, yielding MRILHAALGAVDPSAAVRRHVRREGTQLIVGEQRLDLNQYRHVFVLALGKAAYPMAYALQVLLGSRLDRGVLVTKYGHLSAALDERWVVIEAGHPVPDENSVRGAQALAALAEQAGPEDLILCALSGGGSALATWPVEGISLSDLQAVTDLLLRAGATIHELNAVRKHLDRIKGGGLARFAFPATVLTLVLSDVVGDDLSVIASGPMAPDPSTFNDAWRVLNRYGLLERVPLPVRTRLEAGLHGRIPETPKPGDEIFHRVSHVIVASNRLAAQAALEEATRMGYHVFLLSTFVEGEAREVARVIAAIAKEIATTGRPVPRPACVVWGGETTVTVRGSGRGGRNQELVLSAAIALQGWPEVVVASMGTDGIDGPTDAAGAIADGESIRRADLLGLDAMAHLNANDAYAFFDALGDLIRTGPTGTNVNDIGVVLVGLP
- the phoU gene encoding phosphate signaling complex protein PhoU, whose product is MQARVMLERDLSAIRQDVLRLGGMVEQAIDRCIEALKRLDVEMAREIIAFDEEINRMRYQIEEACLETIATQQPMASDLRAIVAAMFCATNLERMGDHAKSIAKLTIEMADEPLLKPLIDIPRMAQIAKEMLRQVLEAYVEHDPEKARAAVARDDEVDALDEQVYRELITYMMQDPRTIFRATRLLWISHNLERIADRVTNIAERVIFMVTGELQELN
- a CDS encoding arsenate reductase ArsC; the protein is MGRRKWRILVLCTGNAARSQMAEGLIRAALGDRVEVFSAGTHPAGYVHPMAIRAMREIGIDISGQRSKSLAEFLGQPFDLVLTVCDDAAEECPVWPGQGERMHIGYPDPGRRAWDEEGMLEEFREVRDRMRAELLSILRRWIEQQEEEDV